One window of Sphingobacteriales bacterium genomic DNA carries:
- a CDS encoding Ig-like domain-containing protein, which translates to MRFLSSFYRNCGLIAAFCRHQLFKAQPDHFFSTPFRAVIFYLFLAACLFDLGCANRVSPSGGPKDESPPVVLKLTPENRSVNFNSKTIELKLNEFVTLNNPQTEIFISPYMKNRPDIKLRGKTLIVKFKQELNDSTTYTINFGSSIKDLSEGNVLSNFEYAFSTGNQIDSLYISGTVVNADNGEPVKDALVLVYNQDEDSLFTTTPPAQISRTNENGLFRLSNLAAQPYYLFALTDKNASYFFDLPNESIAFHPVAIQPYDSVLVSPVLRLFNEGLDKVKIMERKNKEYGHIEVDFSKPVDSLRFETSDTLLASAKYIVEFAETKDTVHVWYKDIPEFSPVSFLLFNDTTLIDTVLFRRTIREMTLQPVRYISNAKGGRGVSSINYQSDLWLKFNHPIVQLDTSKIEVFEDSLKINVSKFISVSNYRKLSIDYDWKPEKKYKLVIPDSTLTDYFDETNEEITISFAVYNPDTYGTLLLNFKEYDPNLRYILKLFDKSYKLLREIAVNENTMSVPLLKPGEYKIVVVWDENLNGKWDTGNYAQQIQPETIFTTKANIIIKEDWETEVEILLK; encoded by the coding sequence ATGCGCTTTCTATCAAGTTTTTACCGAAACTGCGGTCTTATTGCGGCTTTTTGCCGGCATCAATTATTTAAGGCACAGCCGGATCATTTTTTTTCAACTCCGTTCAGGGCAGTTATCTTTTATTTGTTTCTTGCCGCCTGTTTGTTCGATTTGGGATGTGCCAACCGCGTTTCTCCTTCCGGTGGGCCAAAAGATGAATCGCCCCCTGTTGTGCTTAAACTGACCCCCGAAAACCGGAGTGTTAATTTTAACAGCAAAACCATCGAACTGAAACTGAACGAGTTTGTAACGCTCAACAATCCGCAAACCGAGATTTTTATATCGCCCTATATGAAAAACCGCCCCGATATAAAATTGCGGGGTAAAACATTGATTGTTAAGTTTAAACAGGAGTTGAACGACAGTACCACTTATACCATCAACTTTGGAAGCAGCATCAAAGACCTTTCGGAGGGAAACGTTTTGTCTAATTTTGAATACGCCTTTTCAACCGGCAACCAAATCGATTCCCTATATATCAGTGGAACTGTGGTGAATGCCGACAATGGCGAACCGGTTAAAGATGCGTTGGTTTTGGTTTATAATCAGGACGAAGACAGCTTGTTTACCACAACCCCACCGGCACAAATCAGCCGAACCAACGAAAACGGACTGTTCAGACTGAGCAATCTTGCTGCTCAACCCTATTACCTGTTTGCGCTGACCGATAAAAACGCCAGCTACTTTTTTGACCTGCCAAATGAGTCAATTGCTTTTCACCCTGTTGCCATCCAACCTTACGATTCCGTTTTGGTCAGCCCTGTGTTGCGCCTGTTCAACGAAGGGTTAGATAAGGTCAAAATCATGGAACGCAAAAACAAAGAATACGGACATATTGAAGTGGATTTTTCAAAACCGGTCGATTCGCTACGGTTTGAAACTTCCGACACTTTGCTCGCTTCCGCTAAATACATCGTTGAATTTGCCGAAACTAAAGACACCGTGCATGTTTGGTACAAAGATATTCCTGAATTTTCTCCGGTGAGCTTCCTGCTTTTTAATGATACAACCTTGATTGATACGGTGCTGTTCCGAAGAACCATTCGCGAAATGACCCTTCAGCCGGTCAGATATATATCCAATGCCAAGGGGGGCAGAGGAGTTTCTTCAATCAACTATCAATCTGACCTATGGTTGAAATTTAATCACCCCATCGTTCAATTAGATACCTCTAAAATTGAAGTGTTTGAAGACAGCTTAAAAATCAATGTCTCTAAATTTATTTCGGTTTCCAACTATCGAAAGTTGAGCATTGACTACGACTGGAAGCCCGAAAAAAAGTACAAATTGGTAATTCCCGACAGCACATTGACCGACTATTTTGACGAAACCAACGAAGAAATCACCATTTCCTTTGCAGTGTATAATCCGGATACTTACGGCACACTGCTCCTCAATTTCAAGGAATATGACCCCAATCTTCGATATATATTAAAACTGTTTGACAAATCCTATAAGCTGTTAAGAGAAATCGCGGTGAATGAAAACACGATGTCTGTTCCTTTGCTAAAACCCGGTGAATACAAAATCGTGGTTGTATGGGACGAAAACCTGAACGGCAAATGGGACACCGGAAACTATGCCCAACAAATACAGCCCGAAACCATTTTTACCACCAAAGCCAATATCATCATCAAAGAAGACTGGGAAACCGAAGTTGAAATTTTACTCAAATAA
- the lptC gene encoding LPS export ABC transporter periplasmic protein LptC produces the protein MANRFVFCFLLGLSLLFSSCENQLNEVNQFSNKFETAAETIKNVRLLYSDAGKVKVELTAPVLYRYKTSEPYIEFTDGLSVTFFNDSLKVSSTLSAEYGVKYEHKQETLLRTNVVWNNATKNERLETEELVWNEKTKKITSDKFVKVTTDTESIFANGFEAEQDFSRYRLLKITGTVKLTDDAVFKPKTPAKTAN, from the coding sequence ATGGCGAACAGATTTGTTTTTTGCTTTCTATTGGGTTTAAGTTTACTGTTTTCGTCCTGCGAAAATCAGTTGAACGAAGTCAATCAATTCAGCAATAAATTTGAAACTGCCGCAGAAACCATTAAAAATGTCAGGTTGCTGTATAGCGATGCCGGAAAAGTAAAAGTTGAATTGACCGCCCCCGTTTTATACCGCTATAAAACTTCGGAACCCTATATCGAATTTACGGACGGATTGTCGGTTACTTTTTTTAACGACAGCCTCAAAGTAAGCAGCACTTTGTCTGCCGAATATGGGGTGAAATACGAGCATAAACAGGAAACTTTGCTCAGAACCAACGTGGTTTGGAACAACGCCACCAAAAACGAACGGCTGGAAACCGAAGAACTGGTCTGGAACGAAAAAACAAAAAAAATTACTTCCGACAAATTTGTCAAAGTTACCACAGATACAGAAAGTATCTTTGCCAACGGATTCGAAGCCGAACAGGATTTCAGCCGGTACCGGCTTTTAAAAATCACGGGAACGGTAAAACTGACCGATGATGCCGTGTTTAAACCCAAAACTCCGGCTAAAACCGCCAATTAA